One Halovivax ruber XH-70 genomic region harbors:
- the dnaK gene encoding molecular chaperone DnaK has translation MTSNKILGIDLGTTNSAFAVMEGGDPEIIVNAEGDRTTPSVVAFTDDDERLVGKPAKNQAIQNPEHTISSIKRHMGEEEYTVDIDDEAYTPEEISAMTLQKIKRDAEEYLGDEVEKAVITVPAYFSDRQRQATKDAGEIAGFEVERIINEPTAAAMAYGLDDESDQTVLVYDLGGGTFDVSILDLGGGVYEVVATNGDNDLGGDDWDHAIIDWLADDFEDDHGIDLRDDRQALQRLKDAAEEAKIELSSRKETEINLPFITATDDGPIHLEASLTRAKFESLTADLIERTVEPTEQALEDAGYDKDDIDEVLLVGGSTRMPQVADQVEDLTGKEPQKNVNPDEAVALGAAIQGGVLGGEVDDIVLLDVTPLSLGIEVKGGLFERLIEKNTTIPTEESKIFTTAADNQTSVQVRVFQGEREIAEKNEQLGEFHLTGIPPAPAGQPKIEVAFSIDENGIVNVTAEDQGTGESEEITIEGGAGLSDDEIDRMQREAEEHAEEDEQRRERIEARNAAEATIQRAETLLEENDEVDDDLRDSIEDAVDDLEATIDDTDADADDIEAATEDLSKELQEIGKQIYQEAAAGAEGAGADMGGAAGGAGMGGAGAGPNPGPGGAAGDGTEEEYVDADFEEVDEDEDEDD, from the coding sequence ATGACGAGCAACAAGATTCTCGGGATCGACCTGGGGACGACAAACAGCGCGTTCGCGGTGATGGAAGGGGGCGACCCGGAGATCATCGTCAACGCAGAGGGCGACCGGACGACGCCGTCGGTCGTCGCGTTCACGGACGACGACGAACGACTCGTCGGGAAACCGGCGAAGAACCAGGCGATCCAGAACCCCGAACACACGATCTCCTCGATCAAGCGCCACATGGGCGAGGAAGAGTACACCGTCGACATCGACGACGAGGCGTACACGCCCGAGGAGATCTCGGCGATGACCCTCCAGAAGATCAAACGCGACGCCGAGGAGTATCTCGGTGACGAGGTCGAGAAGGCGGTCATCACGGTCCCGGCGTACTTCTCTGACCGCCAGCGCCAGGCCACCAAGGACGCCGGCGAGATCGCCGGGTTCGAGGTCGAGCGCATCATCAACGAGCCGACCGCGGCGGCGATGGCCTACGGGCTAGACGACGAGTCCGACCAGACGGTGCTCGTCTACGACCTCGGTGGCGGGACGTTCGACGTCTCCATTCTCGACCTCGGTGGCGGCGTCTACGAAGTCGTCGCGACCAACGGTGACAACGACCTCGGTGGTGACGACTGGGACCACGCAATCATCGACTGGCTCGCCGACGACTTCGAGGACGACCACGGTATCGACCTGCGCGACGATCGCCAGGCTCTCCAGCGGCTCAAGGACGCAGCCGAGGAGGCCAAGATCGAACTCTCCTCGCGCAAGGAGACCGAGATCAACCTGCCGTTCATCACGGCGACCGACGACGGTCCGATCCACCTGGAAGCGTCGCTCACGCGTGCGAAGTTCGAGTCGCTCACCGCGGACCTGATCGAGCGGACGGTCGAGCCGACCGAGCAAGCTCTCGAGGACGCCGGCTACGACAAGGACGACATCGACGAGGTGCTGCTCGTCGGCGGGTCGACCCGGATGCCCCAGGTCGCAGACCAGGTCGAGGACCTCACCGGCAAAGAGCCCCAGAAGAACGTCAACCCCGACGAGGCCGTCGCACTGGGCGCGGCGATCCAGGGTGGCGTGCTCGGCGGCGAGGTCGACGACATCGTCCTGCTCGACGTGACTCCACTCAGCCTCGGTATCGAGGTCAAGGGCGGGCTCTTCGAGCGACTCATCGAGAAGAACACGACGATCCCGACCGAGGAGTCGAAGATCTTCACCACCGCGGCGGACAACCAGACGTCCGTGCAGGTGCGGGTCTTCCAGGGTGAGCGAGAGATCGCCGAGAAGAACGAACAACTCGGCGAGTTCCACCTCACCGGTATCCCACCGGCCCCGGCCGGCCAGCCGAAGATCGAGGTCGCGTTCTCCATCGACGAGAACGGGATCGTCAACGTGACTGCCGAGGACCAGGGAACTGGCGAATCCGAGGAGATCACGATCGAGGGCGGTGCGGGTCTCTCCGACGACGAGATCGACCGCATGCAGCGCGAGGCCGAAGAGCACGCCGAAGAGGACGAGCAGCGCCGTGAGCGGATCGAGGCTCGGAACGCCGCCGAGGCGACGATCCAGCGCGCCGAGACGCTGTTAGAGGAGAACGACGAGGTCGACGACGACCTGCGCGACTCCATCGAGGACGCCGTCGACGACCTCGAGGCGACGATCGACGATACCGACGCCGACGCCGACGACATCGAAGCCGCGACCGAAGACCTGAGCAAGGAGCTCCAGGAGATCGGCAAGCAGATCTACCAGGAGGCTGCTGCCGGCGCCGAGGGCGCTGGTGCCGACATGGGTGGCGCCGCGGGCGGTGCTGGCATGGGCGGCGCAGGTGCCGGACCGAACCCCGGCCCGGGCGGCGCTGCCGGTGACGGAACCGAAGAGGAGTACGTCGACGCCGACTTCGAAGAAGTCGACGAGGACGAGGACGAAGACGACTAG
- a CDS encoding ABC transporter substrate-binding protein codes for MDATRHRFDRRTVLAATGAGIVGLAGCQGGPSGGSDSDLTVTGVWTGGEEESFLEVVDHVQDELDIDIAYDPRDTEAILTGTLMDYEAGVATADIVVMPSPARVQSDAQSGHLEPVTSVWEGGNFAPDSQQVTVDGDQYGAPFKMDLKPGFWYRQSFFDDNDLEEPGDYDEFMSLLDEIQGIDGVDAPLASGNGTGWPLSDVTEAFIQRQEDGAQLQRDLIAGEASMTDDRVVTAIEEIQELIADGYFSEVRDFGIQFEYLWENQIPLYFQGSFTTGFDAIQEPSDLGVFRLPGTESMVAAENWFTVPSYVDDADQATSAVEAFVSPDAQQIWAEQGGFIASSTDVPTDAYSLEVMQTLAQQAEEVDLVPDLDDTLGDPFQSEFWSQLTGLWADPNQDVSSMAESLAEVQQESAGGDGG; via the coding sequence ATGGACGCGACACGACACCGTTTCGACCGACGAACGGTCCTCGCCGCGACCGGCGCCGGCATCGTCGGCCTGGCTGGGTGTCAGGGCGGCCCGAGCGGCGGCAGCGACAGTGATCTGACCGTAACCGGCGTCTGGACCGGTGGCGAAGAAGAGAGTTTCCTCGAAGTCGTCGACCACGTCCAGGACGAACTGGATATCGACATCGCCTACGACCCGCGCGACACGGAAGCGATCCTCACCGGGACGCTGATGGACTACGAAGCCGGGGTCGCGACGGCCGACATCGTCGTGATGCCATCACCGGCGCGAGTGCAGTCCGACGCTCAATCGGGGCACCTGGAGCCGGTGACCAGCGTCTGGGAGGGCGGAAACTTCGCCCCGGACTCCCAACAGGTGACCGTCGACGGCGACCAGTACGGCGCACCCTTCAAAATGGACCTCAAGCCCGGGTTCTGGTATCGCCAGTCGTTCTTCGACGACAATGACCTCGAAGAGCCGGGCGACTACGACGAGTTCATGAGTCTGCTCGACGAGATCCAGGGAATCGACGGCGTCGACGCACCGCTAGCGTCGGGCAACGGCACCGGCTGGCCACTCTCGGACGTCACCGAGGCGTTCATCCAGCGCCAGGAAGACGGCGCACAGCTCCAGCGCGATCTCATCGCTGGTGAGGCGTCGATGACCGACGATCGCGTCGTCACCGCCATAGAAGAGATCCAGGAGCTGATCGCGGACGGCTACTTCAGCGAGGTGCGCGACTTCGGGATTCAGTTCGAGTACCTCTGGGAGAACCAGATCCCGCTGTACTTCCAGGGATCGTTCACGACCGGCTTCGACGCCATCCAGGAGCCCTCGGATCTGGGCGTGTTCAGGCTGCCCGGGACGGAGTCGATGGTCGCGGCGGAGAACTGGTTCACCGTCCCGTCGTACGTCGACGACGCCGATCAGGCGACGAGTGCCGTCGAAGCGTTCGTCAGCCCCGACGCCCAGCAGATCTGGGCCGAGCAGGGCGGCTTCATCGCCTCGAGTACGGATGTCCCGACGGACGCGTATAGCCTGGAAGTCATGCAGACACTCGCCCAGCAGGCAGAGGAGGTCGATCTCGTCCCCGATCTCGACGACACGCTCGGCGACCCCTTCCAGTCCGAGTTCTGGTCACAGCTCACCGGCCTCTGGGCCGATCCCAACCAGGACGTCTCGTCGATGGCCGAGTCGCTCGCCGAGGTCCAGCAGGAGAGCGCGGGCGGCGATGGCGGATGA
- the dnaJ gene encoding molecular chaperone DnaJ has translation MSEDFYDVLGVSADASAEEIKRAYREKATEYHPDVSDEPDAEEKFKKIQKAKQVLTDDEKREAYDRMGHDRYEQAEKHGFDASDAGAGPFGGGAGMGGNPFGGGGMGGGGIGDIFEQVFGGGGGRGRRRPRSGSDLRTELDISLEDAYEGVERQFSFERPTECETCEGSGHPPSADAEQCPECQGRGQVTQVQQTPLGRVQQTTTCRRCEGEGTLYSETCSDCRGEGYVRDEVTLTVDVPAGIEDGQTLRMEREGAPSPEGGPAGDLLIDVSIAEHEEFERDGHDLHYRLPVSFPQAVFGDEVTIPTLDGSVSFDVPAGTQSGETMRLGGKGMPRLRGRGHGDLFVTVQIVTPESVNEEQRDALEAFAEAGGDEIEIADGFFDRIKRAF, from the coding sequence ATGAGCGAGGACTTCTACGACGTGCTCGGCGTGAGTGCCGACGCGTCCGCCGAAGAGATCAAACGGGCCTACCGGGAGAAGGCGACGGAGTACCACCCGGACGTCTCGGACGAACCCGACGCCGAGGAGAAGTTCAAGAAGATACAGAAGGCAAAGCAGGTACTGACCGACGACGAAAAACGTGAGGCCTACGACCGGATGGGTCACGACCGCTACGAGCAAGCCGAGAAACACGGGTTCGACGCCAGCGACGCTGGTGCTGGCCCCTTCGGCGGCGGAGCCGGGATGGGTGGCAACCCGTTCGGCGGTGGCGGCATGGGCGGCGGTGGCATCGGCGACATCTTCGAACAGGTGTTCGGCGGCGGTGGCGGTCGCGGCCGTCGCCGACCGCGGTCCGGAAGCGACCTCCGAACGGAACTCGATATCTCCCTCGAAGACGCCTACGAGGGCGTCGAACGACAGTTCTCGTTCGAGCGACCGACCGAGTGCGAGACGTGTGAGGGATCGGGGCACCCGCCGTCGGCCGACGCAGAGCAGTGTCCAGAGTGCCAGGGCCGCGGGCAGGTGACGCAGGTCCAGCAGACGCCGCTCGGGCGTGTCCAGCAGACGACGACCTGCCGGCGCTGTGAGGGAGAAGGGACGCTCTACTCGGAAACCTGCAGTGACTGTCGCGGCGAGGGCTACGTCCGTGACGAGGTGACGTTGACGGTGGACGTGCCGGCCGGCATCGAGGACGGCCAGACCCTCCGGATGGAGCGCGAAGGAGCGCCGAGTCCCGAGGGCGGTCCCGCTGGCGACCTGTTGATAGACGTCTCGATCGCCGAACACGAGGAGTTCGAGCGTGACGGTCACGATCTACACTACCGTCTCCCGGTTTCGTTCCCGCAGGCCGTCTTCGGCGACGAGGTGACCATCCCGACGCTCGACGGCTCGGTCTCGTTCGACGTGCCCGCCGGTACCCAGAGCGGCGAGACGATGCGTCTCGGCGGGAAGGGCATGCCGCGCCTCCGCGGCCGCGGCCACGGCGACCTCTTCGTCACCGTCCAGATCGTCACCCCCGAGTCGGTAAACGAGGAACAACGCGATGCGCTGGAGGCGTTCGCCGAGGCCGGCGGCGACGAGATCGAGATCGCAGACGGCTTCTTCGATCGGATCAAGCGCGCGTTCTGA
- the grpE gene encoding nucleotide exchange factor GrpE, with the protein MSEDEGTEPTARGIRPDDEPPGDESAPPAASESGGTDDGSSDEPTDTDAADRADDTVTAADPNEPAGEPAHDLETDEATDESMGDRSRQGPETAAELQALLDDVAQYDEALSQEVASVVDTAREVNETVEHQRTELADLRGRNDEQAETIDGLHDELGDSAARIETLEAELAERDDRIEELETELAETTDRVDELEEALKRKQADFQNYKKRAKKRQEQLKTRATEDLVGRLVGVRDNLKRALDEESDDAGSLREGVDMTLREFDRVLADENVEEIDPEPGSDVDPQRHEVMVQIDSDQPEGTIAEVFTPGYEMGEKVIQSAQVTVSNGALADDVDAEADGEGRSETDAEPDSAEDEPSEAGDQSIDAPDDEAEATGSHDQAGVSNAEDADADGADTGDATTQDAEQSDDAAEAASESDADDADTGSEASTAAGEDAIELGGEVDSSDDAGAPDEGDGDTDDETIELGGDVADGDESSTDDAA; encoded by the coding sequence ATGAGCGAAGACGAGGGCACGGAACCGACGGCCCGCGGGATCCGGCCGGACGACGAGCCCCCGGGGGACGAGTCGGCCCCGCCCGCCGCGTCCGAATCGGGGGGCACGGACGACGGATCGAGCGACGAACCGACCGATACCGACGCAGCCGACCGCGCTGACGATACGGTCACCGCGGCGGATCCGAACGAACCAGCGGGTGAGCCCGCTCACGACCTCGAAACGGACGAAGCGACAGACGAGTCGATGGGTGATCGATCGAGGCAGGGTCCGGAAACCGCTGCGGAACTGCAGGCGCTCCTGGACGACGTCGCCCAGTACGACGAAGCCCTCTCGCAGGAGGTCGCGAGCGTCGTCGACACCGCACGCGAGGTCAACGAGACCGTCGAACACCAGCGCACGGAACTCGCCGACCTCCGCGGGCGAAACGACGAACAGGCGGAGACGATCGACGGTCTCCACGACGAACTCGGCGATAGCGCAGCGCGGATCGAGACGCTCGAAGCGGAACTGGCCGAGCGCGACGATCGCATCGAGGAACTCGAAACCGAGCTCGCGGAGACGACCGACCGCGTCGACGAACTGGAAGAGGCGCTGAAACGCAAGCAGGCCGACTTCCAGAACTACAAGAAACGAGCCAAAAAGCGCCAGGAACAGCTCAAGACGAGGGCGACGGAGGATCTCGTCGGCCGACTCGTCGGCGTTCGGGACAATCTCAAGCGCGCACTCGACGAGGAGAGCGACGACGCCGGCTCCCTGCGCGAGGGCGTCGACATGACGCTGCGAGAGTTCGACCGCGTCCTGGCCGACGAGAACGTCGAGGAGATCGACCCAGAACCGGGAAGCGATGTCGATCCCCAACGCCACGAGGTGATGGTCCAGATCGACAGCGACCAGCCCGAAGGGACGATCGCGGAGGTCTTCACGCCCGGCTACGAGATGGGCGAGAAGGTCATCCAGTCAGCGCAGGTCACGGTCAGTAACGGTGCGCTCGCCGACGACGTGGACGCCGAAGCCGACGGGGAAGGCAGATCGGAGACTGACGCGGAACCGGATTCGGCTGAGGACGAACCAAGCGAGGCGGGCGACCAATCGATCGATGCGCCAGACGACGAAGCCGAAGCGACGGGTTCCCACGACCAGGCTGGGGTGTCGAACGCCGAGGACGCCGACGCTGACGGTGCTGACACTGGCGACGCTACGACGCAGGACGCCGAGCAGTCCGACGACGCTGCCGAAGCGGCGAGCGAATCGGACGCTGACGACGCTGACACGGGTAGCGAGGCGTCCACTGCCGCGGGTGAGGACGCGATCGAACTCGGCGGCGAAGTCGATTCGAGCGACGATGCCGGTGCTCCCGACGAGGGCGACGGCGACACTGACGACGAGACGATCGAACTCGGCGGTGACGTTGCGGACGGAGACGAATCCTCGACCGACGACGCGGCGTAA
- a CDS encoding SatD family protein → MTDRTDGGVDRYVVLGDVVDSREIADRDGFRETFTEARETVAARYESSFVAGPSVLKGIDELGAVLSSLDSLYDVAITLQNVLYPHAIRLAVASGEISVGETDAVAHMDGEAFHRATELLEAVERDGLRFGLDTDTHPLDTAVADEVNLLLSLRESWTDRQREVVTRYERAPTQRAVADELGISQQAVSNTLQSASWPLIETIEGRLRETLSAGWPAGAADSRDEEVRSA, encoded by the coding sequence ATGACGGACCGAACCGACGGTGGAGTCGATCGATACGTCGTCCTCGGCGACGTGGTCGATTCCCGGGAGATCGCCGATCGAGACGGGTTTCGAGAGACGTTTACCGAGGCGCGCGAGACGGTGGCGGCGCGGTACGAATCGTCGTTCGTCGCCGGGCCGTCGGTTCTGAAGGGCATCGACGAACTGGGAGCGGTACTGTCCTCGCTCGACTCGCTCTACGACGTCGCCATCACGCTCCAGAACGTCCTGTACCCGCACGCGATCAGGCTCGCCGTCGCCAGCGGCGAGATCTCGGTCGGCGAGACCGATGCAGTCGCACACATGGACGGCGAGGCGTTTCACCGGGCGACGGAGCTGCTGGAAGCCGTCGAACGCGACGGGCTTCGCTTCGGGCTCGACACCGACACCCACCCGCTCGACACCGCAGTCGCCGACGAGGTCAACCTCCTCCTCTCACTGCGCGAGTCCTGGACCGATCGCCAGCGCGAGGTCGTGACCCGCTACGAGCGGGCGCCGACCCAGCGAGCCGTCGCCGACGAGCTGGGCATCAGCCAGCAGGCCGTCTCGAACACCCTCCAGAGTGCCTCCTGGCCACTGATCGAGACGATCGAGGGACGACTCCGCGAGACGCTGTCGGCCGGGTGGCCGGCCGGCGCGGCCGATAGCCGCGACGAGGAGGTGCGTTCGGCGTGA
- a CDS encoding carbohydrate ABC transporter permease has product MDLRSHLDAVGLDRLWPLSTSGDGDATAGNGTSEDEDATAGNGTSEDENGAAANETNDPAQTDGGSTVHSDPGPPSASGGGFSRRVSRRLGIDHEKATALAIFLLPGMTLFAIFSIGPIAYSAVGSFFSWDAFTIGEFVAFENWIATFRDPLIINWENLREFRFPMGALPQNLLWVVIHVPLSTLLGLGLALLFADLRGRRILRSMVFLGFTTPTIIIGLIMLFIYDPQAGIFNELLRVIGLEAQVRNWTQSPQVAIYALIVGGVWVQTGFSMLLYSSALAAVDPSLIESAKIDGAGRIRRFRDVIWPQVRPVTAVVVIMGIIWVLRMFDIVYAAGGSAGGPNHVYSVLGIEVYRAAFEPPIQYGNAMVVALVELLIVAPLALYIARMR; this is encoded by the coding sequence ATGGACCTTCGATCCCACCTCGACGCCGTCGGACTCGACCGGCTGTGGCCGCTCTCGACGAGCGGGGACGGAGATGCCACAGCCGGCAACGGGACGAGCGAGGACGAAGATGCCACAGCCGGCAACGGGACGAGCGAGGACGAAAATGGCGCAGCCGCCAACGAAACGAACGACCCAGCCCAGACGGACGGCGGCTCGACCGTCCACTCCGATCCCGGCCCACCGAGCGCGTCGGGCGGCGGGTTCTCACGCCGGGTAAGCCGGCGACTGGGGATCGATCACGAGAAGGCGACCGCACTGGCCATCTTTCTCTTGCCCGGCATGACGCTGTTCGCGATCTTCTCGATCGGGCCGATCGCGTATTCGGCGGTCGGGAGTTTCTTCTCGTGGGACGCGTTCACCATCGGTGAGTTCGTCGCGTTCGAAAACTGGATCGCGACGTTTCGGGACCCGCTGATCATCAACTGGGAGAACCTGCGTGAGTTCCGATTCCCGATGGGTGCCCTGCCGCAGAACCTCCTCTGGGTCGTGATTCACGTCCCGCTGAGCACGTTGTTGGGACTGGGCCTGGCGCTGCTGTTTGCCGATCTCAGGGGTCGGCGCATCCTCCGCTCGATGGTCTTTCTCGGCTTCACGACGCCCACGATCATCATCGGACTCATCATGCTGTTCATCTACGATCCGCAGGCCGGGATCTTCAACGAACTGCTGCGCGTGATCGGCCTCGAAGCCCAGGTCAGAAACTGGACGCAATCGCCACAGGTCGCGATCTACGCCCTGATCGTCGGTGGTGTCTGGGTCCAGACCGGATTCTCGATGTTGCTGTACAGTTCGGCGCTGGCCGCGGTCGACCCGTCGCTCATCGAGTCGGCGAAGATCGATGGGGCGGGCCGAATCAGGCGATTCCGCGACGTCATCTGGCCCCAGGTCAGACCCGTCACCGCCGTGGTCGTGATCATGGGCATCATCTGGGTGCTCCGGATGTTCGACATCGTCTACGCGGCTGGCGGCTCCGCGGGCGGCCCGAACCACGTCTACTCCGTCCTCGGGATCGAGGTGTACCGCGCGGCGTTCGAACCGCCGATACAGTACGGCAACGCGATGGTCGTAGCACTGGTCGAGTTGCTCATCGTCGCACCCCTGGCGCTGTACATCGCCCGTATGAGGTAA
- a CDS encoding carbohydrate ABC transporter permease — protein MTEDDTTDDSIEDPTDDGIDEPSASGTSDETDGGDGTEPEPVAHPDGGASTPAGAREQYIPAADIPDSRPARDRDWAVWLRDHAPSLRRTLTYAVAIGVAILWIVPFIGLFMASLRPLSEIIGGWWQLEGMTLTLENYQRAWEYQTAPLGRALINTMIVTLPSVLVVMLLGAMAAYPFARFEFPLKTVIFFAILLVMAAPPELVAMGNYNTLRNTGMFDTYMGLILVHIGWGLGWVVLFLRNYLLGIPEELEEAARIDGASRFQIFRTIILPLSVPALVSVAVIQFTWVWNAFFFPLVFMRSPDLYLAPQVLPLMRGRLQVDWGLVAAGSIMTMVVPIVLFLLLERYYTRGMVAAVVD, from the coding sequence ATGACCGAAGACGACACCACCGACGACAGCATCGAGGATCCCACCGACGACGGCATCGACGAACCCTCCGCCTCCGGCACGAGCGACGAGACCGACGGCGGCGATGGCACCGAACCGGAGCCGGTCGCCCATCCAGACGGCGGTGCGTCGACTCCGGCCGGTGCCCGTGAACAGTACATTCCGGCCGCGGATATTCCCGATAGCAGACCCGCGCGCGACCGCGACTGGGCCGTCTGGCTTCGCGACCATGCGCCGTCGCTCCGGCGCACGCTGACCTACGCCGTCGCGATCGGGGTGGCGATCCTGTGGATCGTCCCGTTCATCGGCCTGTTCATGGCCTCGCTCCGCCCGCTCTCCGAGATCATCGGCGGCTGGTGGCAGCTGGAGGGGATGACGCTCACGCTCGAGAATTACCAACGCGCGTGGGAGTACCAGACGGCGCCGCTCGGCCGGGCGCTGATCAACACGATGATCGTGACGCTCCCGTCCGTGCTGGTCGTGATGCTCCTCGGTGCGATGGCCGCGTATCCGTTCGCCCGGTTCGAGTTCCCGCTGAAGACGGTGATCTTCTTCGCGATCTTGCTGGTGATGGCCGCGCCGCCCGAACTGGTGGCGATGGGCAACTACAACACGCTCCGGAACACCGGGATGTTCGACACCTATATGGGGCTCATTCTGGTCCACATCGGCTGGGGACTGGGCTGGGTCGTCCTCTTCTTGCGGAACTACCTGCTCGGCATCCCGGAGGAGTTGGAGGAGGCCGCCCGCATCGACGGCGCCTCGCGCTTCCAGATCTTTCGGACGATCATCCTGCCCCTGTCGGTCCCGGCGCTTGTCTCCGTCGCCGTCATCCAGTTCACCTGGGTCTGGAACGCCTTCTTCTTCCCGCTCGTCTTCATGCGCTCACCCGATCTCTACCTCGCTCCCCAGGTACTCCCGCTGATGCGTGGCCGACTGCAGGTGGACTGGGGCCTCGTCGCCGCTGGCTCCATTATGACGATGGTCGTCCCGATCGTCCTGTTCCTCCTGCTCGAACGGTACTACACGCGCGGAATGGTGGCAGCGGTCGTCGACTGA
- a CDS encoding DUF7122 family protein — MADDEETAEMPDDDGDEETASSTNADGELATNEGERFDRLPATPAERTVAGRVSRREVLEYYDERFGIPPETFADYTFWEKGAGKIWVYAGEAPSPTAVESLGMLCLRTRQEHWKPTTDFVQRFGQHATECVIDLDPDEAARFVAGEDQELDWDGDWGYLIAAHEMAGEREPLGIGLYVYDELRSLIPKGRRRDL, encoded by the coding sequence ATGGCGGACGACGAGGAAACGGCCGAAATGCCCGACGATGACGGGGACGAGGAGACGGCCAGTTCGACGAACGCCGACGGCGAACTCGCCACCAACGAGGGGGAGCGATTCGATCGCTTGCCAGCGACGCCCGCCGAACGGACCGTGGCGGGGCGGGTCTCCCGACGGGAGGTGCTCGAGTACTACGACGAGCGGTTCGGTATTCCACCCGAGACCTTCGCGGACTACACCTTCTGGGAGAAGGGAGCCGGCAAGATCTGGGTCTACGCGGGGGAGGCTCCATCACCGACGGCCGTCGAGTCCCTCGGCATGCTGTGTCTCCGAACCCGCCAGGAACACTGGAAGCCGACGACGGATTTCGTCCAGCGATTCGGCCAGCACGCGACCGAGTGCGTGATCGATCTCGATCCGGACGAAGCCGCCCGGTTCGTCGCGGGCGAGGACCAGGAACTCGACTGGGACGGCGACTGGGGGTACCTGATTGCCGCTCACGAGATGGCGGGCGAGCGGGAGCCACTCGGGATCGGACTCTACGTCTACGACGAACTCCGCTCGCTGATTCCGAAGGGTCGCCGGCGCGACCTGTAG
- a CDS encoding ABC transporter ATP-binding protein: protein MTRVSMESVSKYFDGGETVANYRLNLEIEDGEFVVFLGPSGCGKTTALRLIAGLETPSEGAIYFDDERVDGWSPSARNVAMVFQNYALYPHMSVWENIEYPLKVRGFEPDERDRRIEDVVSLLHIEEQVNKPPSDLSGGQRQRVSLARAIVREPSVFLLDEPLSNLDAKLRQEMRIELKRLQDELDVTTIYVTHNQEEAMSMADRVVVMNRGTIRQIAPPGELYDRPRTAWVARFIGSPPMNLLEGVRTDGAIDFGDAGTVHVDAIDADRSAAVADSESSPTPEPQATEASGAVVAGGGEPGTGTGSSGDATEEMEVVPAAKSTSGGANAVLLGVRPEDFSLSTDPPPSGNAIVGEVDTIEPLGEYTLVNVAANDQLVNVKVADTRLQRDDRVSLTFEDSDAYLYDANGELVA from the coding sequence ATGACCCGGGTTTCGATGGAGTCGGTCAGCAAGTACTTCGACGGCGGCGAGACCGTCGCGAACTATCGGCTGAATCTCGAGATCGAAGACGGTGAGTTCGTCGTGTTTCTCGGCCCGTCGGGCTGTGGCAAGACGACGGCGCTGCGGCTGATCGCTGGACTCGAAACGCCCTCCGAGGGGGCGATCTACTTCGACGACGAGCGGGTCGACGGCTGGTCGCCGAGTGCGCGCAACGTCGCGATGGTGTTCCAGAACTACGCGCTGTATCCGCACATGAGCGTCTGGGAGAACATCGAGTACCCCCTGAAGGTCCGCGGGTTCGAACCGGACGAGCGCGACCGGCGGATCGAGGACGTCGTTTCGCTCCTCCACATCGAGGAGCAGGTGAACAAGCCGCCGTCCGATCTGAGCGGGGGCCAGCGCCAGCGCGTCTCGCTGGCGCGCGCGATCGTTCGCGAACCGTCTGTCTTCCTGCTCGACGAACCGCTCTCGAACTTAGACGCGAAGCTGCGCCAGGAGATGCGCATCGAGCTGAAACGATTGCAGGACGAACTCGACGTCACGACGATCTACGTCACTCACAACCAGGAGGAAGCGATGAGCATGGCCGACCGGGTCGTCGTGATGAATCGGGGGACGATCCGGCAGATCGCTCCCCCGGGCGAACTCTACGACCGGCCACGGACCGCCTGGGTCGCACGCTTCATCGGCTCCCCGCCGATGAACCTCCTGGAGGGCGTTCGAACGGACGGTGCGATCGACTTCGGAGACGCTGGCACCGTCCACGTGGACGCGATCGACGCCGACAGATCGGCGGCCGTCGCCGATAGCGAGTCGAGCCCCACTCCCGAGCCACAGGCGACAGAGGCCTCGGGCGCCGTCGTCGCCGGCGGCGGAGAGCCGGGGACCGGGACGGGATCGAGCGGTGACGCGACGGAGGAGATGGAAGTAGTACCGGCGGCCAAATCGACCAGTGGCGGGGCGAACGCCGTCTTGCTGGGCGTCCGTCCCGAGGACTTCTCCCTCTCGACAGATCCGCCACCGAGTGGAAATGCCATCGTCGGGGAGGTCGACACGATCGAACCGCTCGGCGAGTACACGCTCGTCAACGTCGCGGCGAACGACCAGCTGGTCAACGTGAAGGTCGCTGATACCCGGCTACAGCGGGACGACCGGGTCTCCCTCACGTTCGAAGACAGCGACGCCTACCTGTACGACGCGAACGGGGAGCTGGTGGCCTGA